One part of the Parabacteroides sp. FAFU027 genome encodes these proteins:
- a CDS encoding SusC/RagA family TonB-linked outer membrane protein, which yields MMKLPHILLTLVAAMFVAIMPVRAQKGELKITGKITDASTGTPLAGANVSVEGYSAAMTNDSGLFVVKVKSCFDELTITRPAYQGKRLALKGNKNVNVALFEEGYASVFKNALTPMGEVNNSRLTSAVKTLDQDFSLRPVSSADQLLQGNVAGLNGLTRSGMEGAGLNFFLQGFNSIYTNNQPLLVVDGMVVENHSNGISLIDGYIATPMGTIDVRDIQRISVIKDATTIYGVKGANGVILIETLRSKDQATQIKMQAQTGINLRPTELPLLSAAQQKSYLIDMYKSTGKYSATDIQNLAFVNQTKPVLYNWGYEGNEDYYKYNQNTNWQKELFQQGIKNKYTMNVTGGDETAIYAISLGYLLNEGLVKGTDYSRFNARVNSEIKFTKDLKVRTGMSFVYGSKNLASQGAVSTVNPIYTSLVKSPFTSPYVYNQEGLRSPNTEDVDMFGNSNPVKMQDATQINSNYGFLGNFTIDYQILKSLKFSSMSGLNYNKDRERVFLPSEGIVYEELPISVVTNKQQHRVERLFSLTNETKLNFNTNVKEDQNLNVNAGFRYMTSKAEDDWGKGYNSSSNYYRSISYGLSALRQVGGSLGTWNWLSYFASADYSIKDRYFLNATASADASSRYGSGVGQYQVYPSVSGAWLISSEGFMKDASAVDMMKLRAGYYASGNDDIGNYTARYYYVPQNMLGNYGLVRGNIINTNLRPERHNKFALGFDLAVLNERASMSVDLYHTRVSDMITNSKLSPLAGFQTYISNGGEMTNRGIDLTFNGRLLNGPVKWDMGLTVSHYKNKITKLDGDAYLTSVGAGYVQTKVGQPLGVFYGYKTEGVYATSAQASANQLYTMVGAVKTPFTAGDVRFKNLSGSDNLIDANDMTVIGDPNPDIYGGLNTSVKWKKFNVSALFTYSLGNEVYNYTRQVLESIKTFDNQTQAVLNRWKVEGQVTDMPKAVYGDPMQNSRFSDRFVEDGSYVKLKNVTFSYDVPVKKLSFLDGLQVYAVVENLCTITKYKGYDPEFSLSGNPLGYGVDCFNTPLARSFYVGVKIGL from the coding sequence ATGATGAAACTACCTCATATATTGCTTACGCTTGTTGCTGCTATGTTTGTAGCAATAATGCCGGTCCGGGCTCAGAAAGGAGAGTTGAAGATAACGGGTAAGATTACTGATGCTTCTACCGGAACTCCGTTGGCTGGAGCTAATGTCTCAGTCGAGGGATATAGCGCTGCTATGACCAATGATTCCGGCTTGTTTGTTGTCAAAGTCAAGAGTTGTTTTGATGAACTGACCATCACACGTCCTGCTTATCAGGGTAAAAGATTGGCTTTGAAAGGCAACAAGAATGTAAATGTGGCGCTCTTCGAGGAAGGATATGCCTCTGTATTTAAAAATGCACTCACTCCAATGGGAGAAGTCAACAATAGCAGACTCACTTCGGCGGTAAAGACCCTTGATCAGGATTTCTCGCTCAGACCGGTCTCTTCGGCTGATCAACTACTACAGGGAAATGTTGCCGGGCTCAACGGTTTAACCCGTTCCGGAATGGAAGGTGCAGGGTTGAATTTCTTCCTGCAGGGATTTAATTCTATCTATACCAATAACCAACCGCTTTTAGTGGTGGACGGTATGGTGGTAGAGAACCATTCAAACGGAATCTCTTTGATTGACGGTTACATTGCTACTCCTATGGGAACGATTGATGTACGTGATATCCAACGTATTTCCGTAATCAAAGATGCAACCACCATTTATGGAGTAAAAGGTGCGAATGGTGTTATCCTGATTGAGACCCTTCGCTCTAAAGATCAGGCCACTCAGATTAAAATGCAGGCTCAAACAGGCATCAACCTCAGACCGACTGAGTTGCCGCTGCTTTCGGCTGCCCAGCAGAAAAGTTATCTGATCGATATGTACAAAAGCACCGGTAAATACAGTGCAACAGACATTCAAAACCTGGCCTTTGTAAACCAGACCAAACCGGTACTTTACAACTGGGGATATGAAGGTAATGAGGATTATTACAAATACAACCAGAATACAAACTGGCAGAAAGAACTTTTCCAGCAAGGAATCAAGAATAAATACACCATGAATGTTACCGGAGGTGACGAAACTGCGATCTACGCAATCTCTCTGGGGTATTTATTAAATGAAGGTCTGGTAAAAGGTACGGATTACTCGCGCTTTAACGCCCGTGTAAACAGTGAGATCAAATTTACCAAAGACCTGAAGGTACGTACCGGAATGAGTTTTGTATATGGATCAAAGAATCTGGCATCTCAGGGCGCAGTAAGTACGGTGAATCCGATTTATACCTCTTTGGTTAAGTCTCCGTTTACTTCTCCTTATGTTTATAACCAGGAAGGTTTGCGTTCTCCGAATACCGAGGATGTGGATATGTTCGGAAATTCAAATCCTGTAAAAATGCAGGACGCTACACAGATCAACTCTAACTACGGATTCCTTGGTAACTTTACTATCGATTATCAGATCCTGAAGAGTCTCAAATTTTCATCTATGTCGGGTCTTAACTACAACAAAGACCGTGAACGCGTTTTCCTTCCATCAGAAGGTATCGTATATGAAGAGCTTCCGATTTCGGTTGTTACCAACAAACAACAACACCGCGTAGAGAGACTATTCAGCCTTACCAATGAAACCAAATTGAACTTTAATACCAATGTTAAAGAGGATCAGAATCTGAACGTTAATGCCGGTTTCAGATACATGACCAGCAAAGCGGAAGATGACTGGGGTAAAGGCTACAACTCTTCAAGCAACTACTATCGATCAATCAGTTACGGTTTGAGCGCATTGCGTCAGGTAGGTGGTTCTTTGGGAACCTGGAACTGGTTATCTTACTTCGCTTCAGCGGATTATTCAATCAAAGACCGCTATTTCCTGAATGCTACGGCTTCTGCTGACGCTTCTTCAAGATATGGATCAGGTGTCGGACAATATCAGGTTTACCCATCGGTATCCGGAGCGTGGTTGATCTCTTCTGAAGGATTCATGAAAGATGCTTCGGCTGTGGATATGATGAAGTTGCGTGCCGGATATTATGCTTCAGGTAATGATGATATCGGCAACTATACAGCCCGCTATTATTACGTTCCTCAAAATATGCTTGGTAATTATGGTCTTGTTCGTGGTAATATCATCAATACTAATTTGCGTCCGGAGCGTCATAACAAATTCGCTTTAGGTTTTGACCTTGCTGTGTTGAACGAACGAGCAAGCATGAGTGTCGATTTGTATCACACCCGTGTAAGCGACATGATTACAAATTCTAAACTTTCACCTTTAGCAGGATTCCAGACCTATATCTCAAATGGTGGCGAGATGACCAATCGCGGTATTGATCTTACATTTAACGGTCGTCTGTTGAATGGTCCTGTGAAATGGGATATGGGACTGACTGTTTCTCACTATAAAAATAAGATTACCAAACTGGACGGAGATGCTTACCTGACATCAGTGGGAGCCGGTTATGTCCAGACAAAAGTAGGACAACCTCTGGGTGTTTTCTACGGATATAAGACCGAAGGAGTTTATGCTACGTCAGCTCAGGCTTCAGCTAATCAGTTATATACTATGGTAGGTGCGGTGAAGACTCCATTCACTGCCGGAGATGTGAGATTCAAGAATCTGAGCGGAAGCGATAATCTTATCGACGCAAATGACATGACTGTGATTGGTGATCCTAATCCGGATATTTATGGAGGTTTAAATACCAGCGTTAAGTGGAAAAAATTCAATGTATCGGCACTATTTACCTATTCATTGGGCAATGAGGTTTACAACTATACCCGCCAGGTGCTTGAATCTATAAAGACATTTGATAATCAGACTCAGGCGGTATTGAACCGTTGGAAAGTAGAAGGACAGGTAACTGATATGCCAAAAGCAGTATATGGCGATCCCATGCAGAACAGTCGATTCTCTGACCGTTTCGTTGAAGATGGTTCTTATGTGAAACTTAAAAACGTAACATTCAGTTATGACGTTCCGGTGAAGAAGCTCTCTTTCCTTGACGGATTGCAGGTGTACGCTGTAGTTGAGAATCTTTGCACTATTACCAAATACAAAGGTTATGATCCGGAGTTCAGCCTCTCAGGAAACCCGCTCGGTTATGGAGTTGACTGCTTCAATACTCCTTTGGCCAGATCATTCTACGTAGGTGTTAAGATCGGATTATAA
- a CDS encoding RagB/SusD family nutrient uptake outer membrane protein, with translation MKLKKYILPGILLLALGFTSCVDTELEETLEYKNHYKTVADANNAVLGIYGQFMGLAEQVVVLNELRGDLVDLTPNSNKDLQEINSNTPSKSNTYADPTAFYKVIQNCNDALANFKIMQKDSKLTKDQFNELYSDVDALRCWLYLQLGIQYGNVPYITDPTITLDDVKKAQSMELTSFDNLLDSLITEMESLPTKEDYVNSDLVKYTLDGYNLNNFFAKKHLILGDLYMWRGESQGDYVKAATHYREVLATNESTGDNVKYRCSTWATSSVFRFQIFYQDNHPDDANSLLNRWKEMFSRTAEDRDAANELIWTVSYDESFQPTYPFIRLFGNQGKGQYLLKPSSASIGKWNSEVQSNSFPYDSRGPESSYAVVNGDTVVQKYLYSYDATKPYVQSGRWWLYRAGELLLRYAEAANRAGYPKLAYAIVNTGFSIYSWTRPTDIPENVWNQKNRRTGWGPDNYYPEPFYFAARMMDVPYIRDPWRDFNGIRGRAALKTKSFPTGLTSAADSVKFMEKVIVDEYALECAYEGSRWSDLTRVARRMNRNGEDGTAYLQTMLNKKYKGAAPDYSSEDKWYLPYSFK, from the coding sequence ATGAAACTAAAAAAATATATCCTTCCGGGTATTCTGCTTCTTGCTCTTGGTTTTACTTCGTGTGTCGATACCGAGCTGGAAGAAACATTAGAATACAAAAATCACTACAAAACTGTCGCTGACGCGAATAATGCTGTCTTAGGTATCTACGGACAATTTATGGGACTGGCTGAGCAGGTCGTTGTATTGAATGAGTTGCGTGGTGATCTGGTTGATCTTACCCCTAATTCAAACAAAGACCTTCAGGAGATCAATTCTAATACGCCTTCCAAAAGCAACACTTATGCTGATCCGACTGCTTTCTACAAAGTGATTCAGAACTGTAACGATGCTCTGGCTAACTTCAAGATCATGCAAAAGGATAGCAAGCTGACCAAAGATCAGTTTAACGAGCTTTATTCCGATGTGGATGCACTGCGTTGCTGGCTTTATCTTCAACTGGGAATCCAGTATGGTAATGTGCCTTATATCACTGATCCGACCATTACTCTCGATGATGTAAAAAAGGCTCAGTCGATGGAACTAACCTCATTCGATAATTTGCTGGATTCACTCATTACCGAAATGGAAAGCTTACCTACAAAAGAAGACTATGTAAATTCTGATTTGGTAAAATACACCCTGGATGGTTATAACCTGAATAACTTCTTTGCAAAGAAACACCTGATTCTGGGTGACCTGTATATGTGGAGAGGTGAATCCCAGGGTGACTACGTGAAGGCTGCGACTCACTACCGTGAAGTACTGGCTACTAACGAATCGACAGGTGATAACGTGAAATATCGTTGTAGTACCTGGGCAACATCATCGGTGTTCCGTTTCCAGATATTCTATCAGGACAATCACCCGGATGATGCAAATTCACTGCTGAACCGCTGGAAAGAGATGTTCTCCCGTACAGCTGAAGATCGTGATGCTGCTAACGAGTTGATCTGGACCGTAAGTTATGACGAAAGTTTCCAGCCAACCTATCCGTTTATCCGTCTCTTTGGCAACCAGGGTAAAGGTCAGTATTTGCTTAAGCCATCTTCTGCCTCTATTGGTAAATGGAACAGTGAAGTTCAAAGCAACTCTTTCCCATACGATTCACGCGGACCGGAATCTTCTTACGCTGTTGTAAACGGAGATACCGTAGTGCAGAAGTATTTGTACAGCTATGACGCCACCAAGCCTTATGTGCAATCAGGAAGATGGTGGTTGTATCGTGCCGGAGAGCTTTTACTGAGATACGCCGAAGCAGCCAACCGCGCCGGATATCCTAAACTGGCCTATGCCATTGTAAATACAGGTTTCTCTATCTACTCATGGACCCGTCCGACTGATATTCCTGAAAATGTATGGAACCAGAAAAACAGACGTACCGGTTGGGGACCTGACAACTACTATCCGGAACCTTTCTATTTTGCTGCCAGAATGATGGATGTACCCTATATCCGTGACCCATGGCGTGATTTTAACGGTATCCGCGGACGTGCTGCTTTGAAGACAAAATCGTTTCCGACAGGACTGACCAGCGCAGCTGACTCTGTTAAGTTTATGGAGAAAGTAATCGTTGACGAATATGCACTGGAGTGTGCTTATGAAGGTTCCCGCTGGAGTGATCTGACCCGTGTGGCCCGCCGCATGAACCGGAATGGTGAAGATGGTACAGCTTATCTTCAAACGATGTTGAACAAGAAGTACAAAGGTGCTGCACCTGATTATTCTTCGGAAGATAAATGGTATTTACCCTATTCATTTAAATAA
- a CDS encoding autotransporter-associated beta strand repeat-containing protein, which yields MKKMITFLMASAISVGMAMAQGTFLFNHYSQNFSTVAAGDWGTVDATGAAAYPGGFNVNATNQNLELRGGNTSIAKNAGRTMYKQVVTTPITSPDSIAISFIYKNQGTVTSTGTYLYFCDSNKKPIFGVGGDRTSSQWRPVMPLKFVTLGDSTKNFSIPTANVLVLSTTEGAFKIDVVLHFDTKTYTVNAVKGTYTPGATPDFVPGTAAAVVSSKPFIDGTASDFSWLINTIGSSGGTFSTSYIWGFLDDIAITQVKPYIGDANVNVNAVDADGNVVKTRQVSLPIGQSYTAAAEDFVSFDANGSYYVYDAANTTSLSTICAAGGSSINLHFKKSPSYDGPLTWAAKSKTASWNETDANFVTSTNATTAYQNGRDVIFNGADTTQTVQIATVINMMDKNWTINNGRVVFTGVGSVKTTGNLNLNLASTDSIQIQNANLLSGNVYVKGGYTRLASGGFGSAKVFIQNNAIIALPGASNKLNNEVNIADGMTLSVAGTNLNYQGIGGKVTGAGELKLIAYGPRNEFNADLSEWTGQKITMVAQSGMTSNQLMQVYGTGLTALATRELVIDSLVQVNGTSTSTTSGVIGALSGHKKAVLGALTNTISTVKSATYWKIGGLNNDTEFQGTINESQYQNASTLDSVHVEKVGTGTLTLSGNLTYKGNTRVSAGTLIMKGKMTQSSDTLIIAEGAKAVIAGAKQLDELGVMQYVSGMSQGDAHVSGVLEVDVAAFNCPLQMLIQGTGKLVAKVTNATDAALKVNVLSAEPGATLEIAPKGSYNVGDKFAVFPSEDIVNYATTFVGNFSIDESKWDISELFTDANADGVAGYVVAKTAGTSAVKDIQATSIKAYFTEGMLQISGLQAGDTYKVFNTSGVQVSSSVKLPQGLYMVVVKTAKGNVKLKVANF from the coding sequence ATGAAAAAGATGATTACTTTTCTGATGGCTTCAGCCATCTCTGTGGGAATGGCAATGGCACAGGGAACCTTCCTGTTTAACCATTACTCTCAGAATTTCTCGACAGTTGCGGCTGGCGATTGGGGCACTGTAGATGCTACAGGCGCTGCTGCATATCCCGGCGGTTTCAATGTCAACGCTACCAATCAAAACCTTGAGTTACGCGGTGGTAACACCAGTATTGCCAAGAATGCGGGTCGTACCATGTACAAACAAGTAGTAACGACTCCTATTACTTCACCTGACAGTATTGCGATTTCGTTTATTTACAAGAACCAGGGAACTGTAACTTCAACAGGTACTTATTTGTATTTCTGTGATTCCAATAAAAAACCGATTTTCGGAGTTGGAGGTGACCGTACAAGTAGCCAATGGAGACCGGTAATGCCTTTGAAATTTGTTACGTTGGGTGACTCTACTAAAAACTTCTCGATCCCGACTGCCAATGTATTGGTATTATCTACTACAGAAGGTGCGTTTAAAATCGATGTTGTTCTCCACTTTGATACCAAGACTTACACAGTAAATGCTGTAAAAGGAACTTATACTCCGGGTGCTACACCTGACTTTGTTCCGGGGACTGCTGCCGCTGTTGTAAGTAGTAAGCCTTTTATTGATGGAACAGCATCAGACTTTTCATGGTTGATTAATACTATCGGATCATCAGGTGGTACGTTTTCAACAAGCTATATCTGGGGATTCCTGGATGATATTGCTATTACTCAGGTTAAACCTTATATCGGAGATGCTAACGTAAATGTAAATGCTGTAGATGCGGATGGTAATGTTGTAAAGACAAGACAAGTATCTTTGCCGATCGGACAGAGTTATACAGCAGCTGCTGAAGATTTCGTGAGTTTTGATGCAAACGGATCATATTATGTATATGATGCTGCCAATACTACATCATTGTCAACGATCTGTGCAGCAGGCGGATCTTCAATTAATTTGCACTTTAAAAAATCTCCATCTTATGATGGTCCATTGACCTGGGCTGCTAAATCAAAAACTGCAAGCTGGAATGAAACAGATGCAAACTTTGTAACTTCAACAAATGCTACAACTGCTTATCAGAATGGCCGTGATGTAATCTTCAACGGCGCCGATACTACTCAGACAGTTCAAATTGCTACTGTAATCAACATGATGGACAAAAACTGGACCATCAATAATGGTCGTGTTGTGTTTACAGGTGTTGGATCGGTAAAAACAACCGGTAATCTTAACCTGAACCTTGCTTCAACTGACTCTATTCAGATTCAGAATGCGAACCTTTTGTCAGGTAATGTATATGTGAAAGGTGGTTATACAAGACTGGCTTCAGGTGGATTTGGTTCTGCAAAAGTATTTATTCAGAATAATGCAATTATTGCGCTACCAGGTGCTTCTAATAAATTGAACAATGAGGTAAATATTGCCGATGGCATGACTTTGTCTGTTGCAGGTACCAACCTTAACTATCAGGGTATCGGTGGTAAAGTAACCGGTGCCGGTGAGTTGAAACTGATTGCTTACGGTCCTCGTAACGAGTTTAATGCTGATTTGAGTGAATGGACAGGTCAAAAGATTACTATGGTAGCTCAGTCCGGTATGACTTCTAACCAGTTGATGCAGGTTTATGGAACCGGTTTAACCGCACTTGCAACCAGAGAACTGGTTATTGATAGCCTTGTGCAGGTGAATGGTACCAGTACTAGCACAACATCAGGTGTTATTGGAGCATTATCCGGACATAAAAAAGCCGTTCTGGGTGCATTGACTAACACTATAAGTACTGTTAAATCTGCAACTTATTGGAAAATAGGGGGCTTAAATAATGATACTGAATTTCAAGGTACTATTAATGAAAGCCAGTATCAGAACGCTTCAACATTGGACTCAGTACATGTTGAGAAAGTTGGAACCGGTACATTGACCTTATCTGGAAATCTGACATACAAAGGTAATACCCGTGTATCTGCTGGTACATTGATTATGAAGGGAAAAATGACTCAATCATCAGACACGTTGATTATCGCAGAAGGTGCAAAAGCGGTTATAGCAGGTGCAAAACAACTTGATGAGTTAGGCGTTATGCAATATGTTTCTGGTATGTCACAAGGTGATGCTCATGTAAGCGGAGTTTTGGAAGTAGATGTAGCAGCATTTAACTGTCCTCTCCAAATGTTGATTCAAGGTACAGGAAAACTAGTTGCTAAGGTCACCAATGCAACTGATGCTGCACTTAAAGTCAATGTATTGTCAGCTGAGCCTGGAGCTACACTTGAAATTGCACCAAAAGGATCTTATAATGTAGGAGATAAATTTGCTGTATTCCCATCAGAAGATATAGTAAACTATGCTACCACTTTCGTGGGTAATTTTAGTATTGATGAGTCAAAATGGGATATTTCTGAGCTATTTACTGATGCCAATGCTGATGGTGTAGCAGGATATGTGGTAGCAAAAACGGCGGGAACATCTGCAGTTAAAGATATCCAGGCTACTTCAATCAAAGCTTACTTCACTGAAGGTATGTTGCAAATCTCAGGATTGCAAGCTGGTGACACTTACAAAGTATTCAATACTTCAGGTGTTCAGGTAAGTTCTTCAGTTAAATTGCCACAAGGCCTATACATGGTAGTTGTGAAGACTGCTAAAGGTAACGTTAAATTGAAAGTGGCTAACTTTTAA
- a CDS encoding HD family phosphohydrolase: MFLTAVLVIAYFFPREGKFKYQFQAGKPWKYGLLTASFTFPVYKTDEQVKREQDSLLKDFRPYYKVNMTTSDAEKSRLFNDYNTTLNTKINSAHLKYIENALIHIYMTGVVSANDLNRLQSENITEIRAVESNTSKERALSTLFTVKTAYEYIINNAPGYLDKTSLQECGLNNYLIENLTYDEKTSERVKKEMISTLSLTSGVVQAGERIIDRGEIISDHTYNILRSLKIEYEQRSGTVQQTSWEIIGEVILISSLFTFMFLYLFLFRYQTFEKLRLLFFILLMITGMAIITALNAQYKLFSIYVIPFAIVPIIVRTFFDSRTALFTHFITVLICAFMAPFPFEFMLLQITVGMTAVSTLKDLTQRSQLVQSSVLTTLTYLLIYLGYALIQEGNWEKLNWHMFIYFLVNGLLLLFAYLLIYIFEKIFGFVSHVTLVELSNINSPFLRKFSEECPGTFHHSLQVSNLAVEAAMRVNANTQLIRTAALYHDIGKMENPVFFTENQTGVNPHDKLEIEQSVQIIINHVKDGARTAQKLGLPEQIIDFIYTHHGTSRAKYFYNSFKNKYPDREIDESLFTYPGPNPFSKETAILMMADAVEASTRSITEFTEETITCMVEKVINSQIQDGLFKNAPITLRDIETIKQLFIEKLQTYYHTRISYPDLKKE, encoded by the coding sequence ATGTTCCTGACTGCCGTACTGGTTATAGCCTACTTCTTTCCCCGGGAAGGGAAATTCAAATATCAGTTTCAGGCCGGTAAACCGTGGAAATATGGTTTGCTGACAGCCTCCTTTACTTTTCCCGTTTACAAAACCGACGAACAGGTAAAACGGGAACAGGACAGCCTGTTAAAGGATTTTCGGCCTTACTACAAAGTAAACATGACGACCTCCGATGCCGAGAAGTCAAGGCTTTTCAATGATTATAACACGACCCTGAACACCAAAATCAACAGCGCCCACCTGAAATACATTGAAAATGCGCTGATTCACATTTACATGACAGGAGTGGTTTCTGCCAATGACCTGAACAGGCTTCAGTCGGAGAATATCACAGAGATTCGTGCCGTGGAAAGCAATACGAGCAAGGAACGGGCTCTTTCCACCCTCTTTACGGTAAAAACGGCTTACGAATATATCATCAACAATGCACCGGGCTATCTGGATAAGACTTCCCTTCAGGAGTGCGGCCTCAACAACTACCTGATTGAGAACCTGACCTATGATGAAAAGACCTCGGAACGGGTAAAAAAAGAGATGATCAGCACCCTCTCGCTTACTTCGGGCGTTGTGCAAGCCGGAGAACGAATCATCGACCGCGGTGAAATCATCAGCGACCATACCTACAACATCCTGCGCTCGCTCAAAATAGAATACGAACAGCGTTCGGGTACCGTACAACAAACCAGTTGGGAAATCATCGGTGAAGTGATCCTGATCTCCAGCCTCTTTACCTTCATGTTTCTTTATCTGTTTTTGTTCCGTTACCAGACCTTCGAAAAGCTGCGACTGCTGTTCTTTATCTTACTGATGATAACCGGCATGGCAATCATCACAGCGCTGAATGCCCAATACAAGCTATTTAGCATTTATGTGATTCCGTTTGCCATAGTACCAATCATTGTCCGTACCTTCTTCGATTCACGGACGGCTTTGTTCACCCACTTCATTACAGTGTTGATCTGTGCCTTTATGGCGCCTTTTCCGTTTGAATTCATGCTGTTGCAGATCACAGTGGGTATGACTGCCGTCTCCACATTGAAAGACCTTACACAACGCTCTCAGCTGGTCCAAAGCTCGGTATTGACCACTCTCACCTATCTTTTGATCTATCTGGGATATGCACTGATCCAGGAAGGTAACTGGGAGAAGCTGAACTGGCACATGTTTATCTACTTTCTGGTAAATGGACTGTTGCTGCTGTTTGCTTACCTGTTGATTTACATTTTTGAGAAAATATTCGGATTCGTATCACACGTGACGTTGGTGGAGTTATCCAATATCAATTCGCCGTTCCTGCGCAAGTTTTCGGAAGAGTGCCCCGGCACATTCCACCACTCGCTTCAGGTCTCCAATCTGGCCGTGGAAGCAGCTATGAGGGTAAATGCCAACACTCAGCTTATCCGTACCGCCGCTCTCTATCATGATATTGGGAAAATGGAGAATCCCGTCTTCTTCACCGAAAACCAGACGGGGGTAAACCCGCACGACAAACTGGAAATCGAGCAAAGTGTACAGATCATCATCAATCACGTGAAAGATGGTGCCCGTACAGCTCAAAAGCTGGGACTGCCGGAGCAGATTATAGACTTTATCTACACTCACCATGGGACAAGCCGAGCGAAGTATTTCTATAATTCGTTTAAGAACAAATACCCCGACCGCGAGATTGACGAGTCGCTCTTTACCTATCCAGGACCGAATCCGTTTAGCAAGGAGACAGCCATCCTGATGATGGCCGATGCCGTCGAGGCCTCTACCCGAAGCATCACTGAGTTTACGGAAGAAACTATTACCTGCATGGTGGAAAAGGTCATCAACAGTCAGATTCAGGACGGTTTGTTCAAGAATGCACCAATCACCTTGCGTGACATCGAGACCATCAAGCAGCTCTTTATCGAAAAGCTACAGACCTATTACCACACCCGGATCAGTTACCCGGATTTGAAGAAAGAGTAA
- a CDS encoding low molecular weight protein-tyrosine-phosphatase — translation MNKKAFNETIDIEPIRILFVCLGNICRSPAADGIMQKLVEDAGLDNLITIDSAGTYGGHAGDLPDARMRHHARRRGYELHHRSRKVRSDDFEDFDLILAMDDANYDNLFRMAPSPEARQKIRRMTDFSQRLLVDHVPDPYYEGANGFERVLDILEDACSGLLSAIKDSKL, via the coding sequence ATGAACAAGAAAGCGTTTAACGAAACTATTGATATAGAGCCAATAAGAATCCTGTTTGTCTGTCTGGGAAATATCTGCCGCTCTCCCGCTGCCGACGGCATTATGCAAAAACTGGTGGAAGATGCAGGACTGGACAATCTCATCACGATCGACTCTGCCGGAACCTATGGCGGTCATGCCGGTGATCTTCCCGATGCACGTATGCGCCATCACGCCCGCCGACGCGGTTATGAACTGCACCACCGCTCCCGCAAGGTAAGATCTGATGACTTCGAAGATTTTGACCTTATTCTCGCTATGGATGATGCCAATTACGACAATCTCTTCCGGATGGCTCCAAGCCCTGAAGCACGACAGAAAATCCGCCGCATGACTGACTTTTCCCAAAGACTACTGGTGGATCATGTGCCGGATCCTTATTACGAAGGCGCTAATGGTTTCGAACGGGTGCTTGACATTCTCGAAGATGCCTGCTCAGGGCTGCTGAGCGCTATTAAAGACTCCAAACTATGA